One genomic window of Leptospira paudalimensis includes the following:
- a CDS encoding LA_3751/LA_3752 family putative glycosyltransferase, producing MRKEVLVFLLICFSGILIYKRISWDKGVSPLIQSDSQIKLYQTIEYKNHGINSHSCFVLDNSFDTQFEFYPFRYPWAFYSTNEAGNRTCVFQYPSFFSQFFSLLPIKYQFFNLLILLLYLVVCFILIFSLRFILNLKTLEYALFCGVFFLVGYGITSAFEFSESVPAHLFLSIWFFTILAIDFNKSLPNYLMVIFGFIGGISIFLRSESIIYIGITGLVFLYFNRTNFLVFVRKYFFLFLGLFSSICLLAYYNETQFGEIFGVRSKVSLIDFTRLNFTERFHLVKEFFVGNENRVGFLFYCFPSILFFLYSAFKINLSMIQKKVYTITVLSFVCIVLLSPYSSGGLYAGMRFTEFTYLLITIFVCITIESEKEVSKRRILVFLVLLQIFLGIYHVRKNIRNLDYIKKYHDIYQSKLEEFPEAPVLHLSTFDLLLISDSFLKKPHWIVNHQMKFEMMEEKLKEQKVSQFQVFVYDFVPPKDDNVTEDFYKEWINTKFEIKSKYYEKQRDEKIAGFRLMLWKMK from the coding sequence TTGAGGAAGGAAGTTCTTGTATTCTTATTAATTTGTTTTTCCGGAATATTGATTTATAAAAGAATTAGTTGGGATAAGGGTGTAAGTCCTCTCATTCAATCAGATTCTCAAATCAAACTTTATCAAACAATTGAATATAAAAATCATGGTATAAATTCGCACTCCTGTTTTGTATTGGATAATTCTTTTGATACACAATTTGAATTTTATCCTTTTAGGTATCCTTGGGCATTTTATTCAACAAACGAAGCAGGGAATAGAACTTGTGTATTTCAATATCCAAGTTTTTTCTCTCAATTTTTTTCGCTTCTCCCTATCAAATATCAATTTTTCAATTTGCTAATACTCTTATTGTATTTGGTAGTTTGTTTTATTTTAATTTTTTCATTAAGATTTATTCTTAATTTAAAAACATTAGAATACGCTCTATTCTGTGGCGTTTTTTTTCTAGTAGGTTATGGAATCACAAGTGCATTCGAATTTTCTGAAAGTGTTCCTGCTCACCTTTTTTTAAGTATTTGGTTTTTTACAATACTTGCCATTGATTTCAATAAAAGCCTACCGAATTACCTAATGGTTATATTCGGTTTTATCGGTGGTATTTCAATATTTTTGAGGTCGGAATCGATCATCTATATTGGGATAACAGGACTCGTTTTTCTTTATTTTAATAGAACTAATTTTTTAGTTTTTGTTAGGAAATATTTCTTTTTATTTCTCGGGTTGTTTTCTTCAATTTGCCTTCTTGCATATTATAATGAAACACAGTTTGGTGAGATATTTGGAGTCAGAAGTAAAGTTAGTTTAATTGATTTTACAAGACTAAATTTTACGGAACGATTCCATTTAGTAAAAGAATTTTTTGTAGGAAATGAAAACCGGGTTGGATTTCTATTTTATTGTTTTCCTAGTATTCTTTTTTTCCTCTATTCGGCTTTCAAAATAAATTTATCGATGATTCAAAAGAAAGTTTATACCATAACTGTTTTATCCTTCGTTTGTATAGTATTACTGAGTCCTTACTCTTCTGGAGGGCTTTATGCAGGAATGCGTTTTACTGAATTTACCTATCTTTTAATCACGATATTCGTTTGTATAACGATCGAATCAGAAAAGGAAGTATCAAAGAGACGAATTTTAGTTTTTTTAGTATTACTTCAGATTTTTCTAGGTATTTACCATGTAAGGAAAAATATCAGGAATTTGGATTATATAAAAAAATACCATGATATTTACCAATCAAAACTAGAAGAATTTCCAGAAGCACCCGTTTTACATTTGAGTACATTTGATCTACTTTTAATTTCTGATTCCTTTTTGAAAAAACCGCATTGGATTGTGAATCATCAAATGAAATTTGAGATGATGGAAGAGAAACTGAAAGAACAAAAAGTTTCCCAATTCCAAGTTTTTGTTTATGATTTTGTACCTCCTAAAGATGATAATGTAACTGAGGATTTTTATAAAGAATGGATTAATACTAAGTTTGAAATCAAATCCAAGTATTATGAAAAACAAAGAGATGAAAAGATTGCGGGTTTTAGATTGATGTTATGGAAAATGAAATGA
- a CDS encoding glycosyltransferase family 2 protein: MNKPKVSFVIPCLNEEKTLPYVLEKLIRVKKDYSKLYEIEILVSDNGSTDRSIKIAKDFGARVAPAKDRGYGSALDSGIRNAKGDIIVFADADDTYDFLEAPKLVSKLVSGDFDMVIGSRLDGTIHKGAMPFLHRYLGTPVINWIINLLYAKKNKIRDSNSGFRCFKKDKYLTWDIKSKGMEFASELLIKALIHDAKMEHVPVSLYPDKEGRIPHLKTWRDGMRHLLRILFYGPHLFERIGLTFFLFFWIQLLIGFFVGKVVRIVGMNLYGIHSMVFFSFLTILGLSLWGTGLLIATKQPRISKIYQLILNLEEDRLFFVLISGLGVISITLVWLFLQWQKSDYAFIHFEREFIVTTNLSLTLLIFGLQAVTAHIIKRE, encoded by the coding sequence ATGAATAAGCCAAAAGTAAGTTTTGTCATCCCATGTCTAAATGAAGAAAAAACTCTACCTTATGTATTAGAAAAACTAATCAGAGTTAAGAAAGATTATTCGAAACTATATGAAATTGAAATTTTAGTTTCTGATAATGGGAGTACTGATCGTTCAATTAAAATTGCTAAAGATTTTGGTGCTCGAGTGGCACCTGCAAAGGACAGAGGTTATGGATCTGCTTTGGATTCAGGCATTAGAAATGCAAAAGGTGACATTATTGTTTTTGCAGACGCAGATGACACATATGATTTTTTAGAAGCGCCGAAACTCGTATCGAAATTAGTGAGTGGTGATTTTGACATGGTGATTGGTTCTAGATTGGATGGTACCATCCATAAGGGAGCAATGCCATTTTTGCATCGTTATTTAGGTACACCTGTCATTAATTGGATTATCAATCTTCTATACGCTAAGAAGAATAAAATCCGAGATAGTAATTCGGGATTTCGATGTTTTAAAAAAGATAAATATTTAACTTGGGACATAAAAAGTAAAGGTATGGAATTTGCTTCCGAATTATTGATAAAAGCATTAATTCATGATGCAAAGATGGAACATGTTCCAGTTTCTCTTTATCCCGATAAGGAAGGTCGCATTCCTCATTTGAAAACTTGGCGAGATGGAATGCGTCATTTGCTTAGAATATTGTTTTATGGGCCTCATCTATTTGAAAGAATAGGTCTTACCTTTTTCCTATTTTTTTGGATCCAACTTCTGATTGGCTTTTTTGTTGGGAAAGTTGTGAGAATTGTTGGAATGAATTTGTACGGAATACATTCAATGGTTTTCTTTTCGTTTTTAACAATTTTAGGATTGAGTTTATGGGGGACAGGTCTTCTCATTGCTACGAAACAACCAAGAATCAGCAAGATATACCAATTAATTTTAAACTTAGAAGAAGATAGATTGTTTTTTGTTCTGATCTCAGGTTTGGGTGTAATCAGTATTACACTTGTTTGGCTTTTTTTGCAATGGCAGAAATCTGATTACGCATTTATCCATTTTGAACGCGAATTTATCGTTACAACAAACTTAAGTCTTACACTCTTAATTTTCGGATTACAAGCTGTCACAGCTCATATCATAAAGAGAGAGTAA
- a CDS encoding dolichyl-phosphate-mannose--protein mannosyltransferase, which produces MKINREGIKKFKFEIGIFISLAIGIFFRFYKLDRQSLWTDELYSVYASSLENWHLFWDYLASDPHPPLFQILLSIWIHINPTGNEIYIKFFPVIISILNLLLLLFLTRGWEKKRRFLFLFLFSFSPGAIYYAQEVRSYSLLLCLSSSIIVLFDSFLSNLQNKKRYVLLAILSICISYVHLFGFIFVGSLYFLFWIYFYILKDNRSYWIFLLGLVTFVAYLPFIFQLLSGDKIATAGWIDPPNLVLYLSYYSLFFYTSKKFLFLTVIVPVLLFLILIYRLAKKILGKGGFYSLRLSELYLLVSFFIIIVTSFFSFYKPIVTNRNWIVTLPLVYMFVSEKLSENKRSNILIVSLILLTIFSFIDFKKNFYIVFKEDWRSTTQFISRQCEGKYVFSNATPEYIKLYLNWNSDQKFEPKLLGEETTIEQKKLCVVYRFLDGNGKSFQEENGWKFVKENTFYGMVVKEYLRSE; this is translated from the coding sequence ATGAAGATCAATAGGGAAGGAATCAAAAAATTCAAATTTGAGATTGGTATTTTTATTTCTCTGGCAATCGGAATTTTTTTTAGATTCTATAAGTTGGATAGACAGAGTTTATGGACTGACGAACTTTATTCTGTCTACGCTTCCTCTCTTGAAAATTGGCATCTATTCTGGGATTACTTAGCTAGTGACCCTCATCCTCCATTGTTTCAAATTTTATTATCCATTTGGATTCACATCAATCCAACTGGGAATGAGATTTATATCAAATTTTTCCCTGTCATCATTTCTATACTAAACTTATTATTGTTATTATTTTTAACAAGGGGTTGGGAGAAAAAAAGAAGATTTCTCTTTCTATTTTTATTCTCATTTTCTCCAGGTGCCATATACTATGCGCAGGAAGTACGATCTTATTCACTCCTTTTGTGTTTATCTTCTTCCATTATTGTTCTTTTTGATTCATTTTTATCTAACCTTCAAAATAAGAAACGCTATGTTTTATTAGCAATTTTATCGATTTGTATTTCCTATGTTCATTTATTTGGATTTATTTTTGTAGGTTCACTTTACTTTCTATTTTGGATTTATTTTTATATTCTAAAAGATAATCGAAGTTATTGGATTTTTTTATTAGGACTTGTGACTTTTGTAGCGTATTTGCCGTTTATTTTCCAATTACTTAGTGGGGATAAAATCGCAACTGCAGGTTGGATAGACCCGCCTAATTTGGTTTTATATTTGAGTTACTATTCTTTATTTTTTTATACTTCGAAAAAGTTTCTATTTTTAACTGTTATTGTCCCTGTTCTCCTATTTTTAATTCTCATATATCGATTGGCAAAAAAAATATTGGGGAAGGGTGGCTTTTACTCGCTTCGTTTATCAGAGTTATACTTGTTGGTATCATTTTTCATAATTATTGTTACAAGTTTCTTTTCATTTTATAAACCGATAGTCACGAATCGAAATTGGATCGTAACTTTACCGCTTGTGTATATGTTTGTTTCCGAAAAACTTTCTGAAAATAAAAGAAGTAATATTCTTATTGTTTCTTTGATTCTATTAACAATTTTCTCTTTTATTGATTTTAAGAAGAATTTTTATATTGTGTTTAAAGAAGATTGGCGTTCAACAACTCAATTCATTTCAAGACAATGTGAGGGTAAGTATGTATTTTCAAACGCAACGCCTGAATACATCAAACTCTATCTAAATTGGAATTCTGACCAAAAATTTGAACCTAAGTTATTGGGAGAGGAGACAACGATAGAACAAAAAAAACTTTGTGTTGTGTATCGTTTTTTAGACGGAAATGGGAAAAGTTTTCAAGAAGAGAATGGCTGGAAGTTTGTAAAAGAAAATACTTTTTATGGAATGGTAGTTAAGGAGTATCTGAGAAGTGAATAA
- a CDS encoding LA_3751/LA_3752 family putative glycosyltransferase, with the protein MNFYYRGFIYFLILLVPIFYRWKWNEGHIFISSDPQIKYYQVVHAIQGGSVEACFFPASEIGFKKEQIPIGYPWAFFLKNGDCVFQYPSLFVWVQKIFLIVFDQKFITYFPILIFLLNFLILDRILQLFENRPTYILITTIFIQVFSPVFLSSLDYSELTLTNFFLLLAIYSYVSFARTPKYYLGLLLSLSIVLNFQLRPESSIALVLFLATAFLLSESKILLLKRLIPYILLAFLLQSFYFTYNNHVYGHILGMRGLNTVNDLGSNELQRNYLGEWIADLWGNDFKIGIFKGYPILFLSSILIWQRKRNELSPFLISGLVFILILPILSPYRAGVDIFGMRYYESGIYLLLIATFPFIWKLKPKFLLILILLPCLYFSYKSDTRAIKQWTSSSKVYKEIMSEIQNIHPDLIVHRGLSLSYLMGESYVTYPQIAIFSNEDWLRVEETLKNRPLKILYLQWEGNRLVKDEFPKNIWQEKFDINFQLKPKEYSIQSEYKIAHFQGFLLEKKH; encoded by the coding sequence GTGAATTTTTATTACCGTGGATTCATATACTTTCTCATTCTTCTAGTTCCAATTTTTTATCGTTGGAAGTGGAATGAAGGTCATATTTTTATTTCGAGTGATCCACAGATAAAATATTACCAAGTGGTTCATGCCATTCAAGGTGGTTCTGTAGAAGCATGTTTTTTCCCAGCCAGCGAAATCGGTTTTAAGAAAGAGCAGATACCGATTGGGTATCCTTGGGCTTTTTTCCTAAAAAACGGTGATTGTGTCTTCCAATATCCATCCTTATTTGTTTGGGTTCAAAAAATTTTCCTAATTGTATTTGATCAAAAATTTATTACTTATTTTCCGATTTTAATATTTTTGTTAAATTTTTTAATCTTGGATAGAATATTACAATTATTTGAAAATAGGCCAACTTATATTTTAATCACAACAATATTCATTCAGGTTTTTTCTCCTGTTTTTTTATCTTCGTTGGACTATTCTGAATTAACACTAACAAATTTTTTCTTATTATTAGCGATCTATTCATATGTAAGTTTTGCACGTACACCTAAGTATTATTTGGGATTATTATTATCATTAAGCATTGTATTAAATTTTCAATTAAGACCTGAATCTTCCATAGCATTGGTTTTATTTTTAGCTACGGCATTTTTACTTTCTGAATCAAAGATTCTATTATTAAAACGATTAATTCCTTACATCCTGTTAGCATTTCTTCTTCAATCATTCTATTTTACATATAACAATCATGTATATGGACATATTCTTGGGATGAGAGGGTTAAACACGGTAAATGATTTGGGTTCAAATGAATTACAACGTAATTATTTAGGTGAATGGATTGCAGATCTTTGGGGGAATGATTTTAAAATTGGAATTTTCAAAGGTTATCCAATTCTTTTTCTTTCATCTATTCTCATTTGGCAAAGGAAACGAAACGAACTGAGTCCTTTTCTAATATCAGGTTTAGTTTTTATTTTGATTTTACCAATTCTTTCGCCATATCGGGCAGGAGTTGATATATTTGGAATGAGGTATTATGAAAGTGGAATCTATTTGTTACTTATTGCTACTTTCCCTTTTATCTGGAAATTAAAACCAAAATTTCTACTAATTTTAATCCTTCTTCCTTGTTTGTATTTTTCCTATAAATCGGATACGAGAGCGATCAAACAATGGACATCATCATCCAAAGTATACAAGGAAATAATGTCCGAAATCCAAAATATACATCCTGATTTGATTGTACATCGAGGATTATCATTATCTTATCTCATGGGTGAAAGTTACGTTACATATCCTCAAATAGCCATTTTCTCAAATGAAGATTGGTTGAGAGTAGAAGAAACTTTAAAAAATAGACCTTTGAAGATTTTGTATTTACAGTGGGAAGGTAATCGATTGGTGAAAGATGAATTTCCAAAGAATATATGGCAGGAAAAGTTCGATATTAACTTTCAATTAAAACCAAAAGAATATTCGATTCAATCTGAATACAAGATTGCCCATTTCCAAGGATTTCTATTGGAGAAAAAACATTGA
- a CDS encoding acyltransferase family protein yields the protein MNKQKFRYITSVFEKKSFEHENLNGIRAISILSVVIYHVWVTVKQIVHSEYEFVNLFLGALSSGVDFFFLLSGFLIYGGLRREFDKNGKINIKDFFVKRSLRIFPAYYFALFVLYSFKRFQLSKFDIHSIKDPAAIAMFESIRVGLSNVWVDALYLTDILRVPVVYDGGWSLSIEEHFYLVLPFFCVLFFFRINLISRLSIYILGFSIALFNRYSISYPIANLDAVYQLYCRFDSILFGMLVYEMYHLFPWNTLRVSYKQFWSGLLLGFSFFLMIWMHQVDSSSAFAIVFRPTLVSIGFGILMYFSFFIKPITSFFSWSFFRPFARLGYTAYLWHIIVIPIVATKVTPILLKNQNMLSAVYAFIYVIFFTFLTSWIVYLIIELPFLRLKEKLVHPIKIQ from the coding sequence GTGAATAAACAGAAATTTCGATACATTACTTCAGTATTCGAAAAAAAGTCTTTTGAACATGAAAATTTAAATGGAATCAGAGCTATTTCAATTCTTTCTGTCGTAATTTATCATGTTTGGGTTACAGTGAAGCAGATTGTTCACAGTGAGTATGAATTTGTTAATTTATTTTTAGGTGCTCTCTCTTCTGGAGTTGATTTCTTTTTTCTGTTAAGCGGTTTTTTGATCTATGGGGGGTTACGAAGGGAATTTGATAAGAATGGCAAAATTAATATAAAAGACTTTTTTGTAAAAAGGAGTTTGCGGATATTTCCTGCGTATTACTTTGCTTTATTTGTATTATATTCCTTCAAGAGATTTCAGTTATCAAAGTTTGATATTCACTCGATCAAGGACCCAGCAGCAATCGCAATGTTTGAGAGTATCCGAGTTGGTTTGTCCAATGTTTGGGTTGATGCATTGTATTTAACAGACATATTGAGAGTTCCTGTAGTTTATGATGGTGGATGGTCGTTATCTATCGAAGAACATTTTTATTTGGTATTACCCTTTTTCTGTGTATTATTCTTCTTTCGAATCAATTTGATTTCTCGTCTTTCAATTTATATTCTAGGTTTTTCCATTGCTTTGTTCAATCGATATTCCATCTCCTATCCCATCGCCAATTTAGATGCTGTTTATCAGCTCTATTGTAGATTTGATTCCATTTTATTTGGAATGTTAGTATATGAGATGTACCACTTATTCCCTTGGAATACATTGCGTGTAAGTTATAAACAATTTTGGTCTGGCTTACTATTAGGATTCAGTTTTTTTCTAATGATTTGGATGCATCAAGTTGATTCATCGAGTGCATTTGCCATTGTGTTTCGTCCAACACTTGTTTCTATAGGATTTGGGATTCTTATGTATTTTTCTTTCTTTATCAAGCCAATTACCAGTTTCTTTAGTTGGAGTTTTTTTAGGCCTTTTGCTCGATTGGGTTACACTGCGTACCTATGGCATATTATAGTGATTCCAATTGTTGCTACAAAAGTGACTCCAATTTTATTGAAGAATCAAAATATGTTATCTGCTGTATATGCTTTTATTTATGTAATATTTTTTACATTTTTGACTTCATGGATCGTTTACTTAATCATTGAGTTACCGTTTTTAAGATTAAAAGAAAAATTAGTGCATCCGATTAAAATTCAGTAA
- a CDS encoding glycosyltransferase family 2 protein — MKYFLEKRSNPKVLSIVIPCYNEESVLPHLKERLTNFLVKLPTKIELILVNDGSIDNTIFELVNWSKEDKRVKIISLSRNFGHQIAVTAGMDYASGEAVVIMDADLQDPPEVIFEMLERYREGYDVVYGQRIARTGESWFKKITAWAFYRLMKVLVHKDLPLDSGDFRLISRRCLDALNGLRENHRFLRGMNAWIGFPQIPVFYKRDARVAGETKYPLQKMLKLAMNAAVSFSPLPLRFSLALGIIVAFVGFFVGAYALFRAFQHFILEMPIVYNPGWATIVTLICLIGGSILISIGILGEYIARIFEESKNRPLYVVEFVKGIPDSKRFQK, encoded by the coding sequence ATGAAATATTTTTTAGAAAAACGAAGTAACCCAAAAGTTTTGTCCATTGTGATTCCATGTTATAACGAGGAATCAGTGCTTCCGCATTTAAAAGAAAGATTAACTAATTTTTTAGTGAAGTTGCCGACAAAAATCGAGTTGATACTTGTGAATGATGGAAGCATCGATAACACTATTTTTGAATTAGTAAATTGGTCAAAAGAAGACAAACGAGTTAAAATCATAAGTTTATCTAGAAATTTTGGTCATCAAATTGCTGTTACAGCGGGCATGGATTATGCGAGTGGGGAAGCAGTTGTCATCATGGATGCTGATTTGCAAGATCCTCCTGAAGTAATTTTTGAAATGTTGGAGCGGTATCGAGAAGGATATGATGTTGTTTATGGACAACGAATTGCCCGTACGGGTGAGTCATGGTTTAAAAAGATAACTGCATGGGCATTTTATCGTTTAATGAAAGTTTTAGTTCACAAGGATTTACCATTGGATTCAGGTGATTTTAGATTGATTTCACGCCGATGTTTGGATGCTTTAAATGGACTAAGAGAAAACCATCGTTTTTTGCGTGGTATGAATGCATGGATAGGATTTCCGCAAATTCCGGTATTTTATAAACGTGATGCAAGAGTTGCAGGGGAAACAAAATACCCTTTGCAAAAAATGTTAAAGTTAGCAATGAATGCAGCAGTTTCATTTTCACCTCTACCTTTACGATTTAGTTTGGCTTTAGGAATCATCGTTGCATTTGTGGGATTTTTTGTAGGCGCTTATGCACTTTTTCGCGCATTCCAACATTTCATTTTGGAGATGCCGATTGTATACAACCCAGGTTGGGCTACAATCGTCACTTTGATATGTTTAATCGGTGGTTCAATTTTAATTTCCATAGGAATCCTTGGAGAATACATTGCTAGAATTTTTGAGGAATCTAAAAACAGACCTCTTTATGTTGTCGAATTTGTAAAAGGTATACCAGACTCCAAACGTTTTCAAAAGTAA
- a CDS encoding LA_3751/LA_3752 family putative glycosyltransferase has product MNFHLSKKDKIILAIFFVFFLGLQSYLSATNSFISDSLAKAFQINSIQNGNESTTYPASSLDPDQKLHPVTFIIQNQHNLKSVFSASFAFLYAKLFFFLTVKQMIYMNVLFLLLSVLCLKGFGKVDINISILVITTSVVLCQVIDLSEVPFTLFLVCFVYSLWTMAIENQNTNLLIVSVCFSVLFSLFRLELLIFSGLLFVLSSLRLITLKKRKEIVFLTIAFLIPVSFFFLWNDTEYGHPLGIRYLFNYTEEHYFAKNNRLLNLQKILLTGFSDQGFKFGFFLISPYFLYPFYRFRDSLYSIRNQNPIHYHLTLFILYPILVGLSAPNDGITISARYVLFAVVPMIFIISHFWTELQNDKVFKILIIISILVNLIILRILKESFKMIKKTNQIYESLNADLWIFYDTNISSTAGIHLLKQPAISFRNFTNETKFNSLVSLIQSQKLKKIYVFDFSKNVPNAYMNVKRKMELSSDEFQKLLQTKKYSCKQYAELKFIGYRECNYSP; this is encoded by the coding sequence ATGAATTTTCATTTGTCAAAAAAAGATAAAATCATCTTAGCTATTTTTTTTGTTTTTTTCCTTGGATTACAATCTTACCTTTCTGCAACGAATAGTTTTATTTCGGATTCCTTAGCAAAAGCATTCCAAATCAATAGCATCCAAAATGGAAACGAATCCACTACATACCCCGCAAGCTCCCTAGACCCAGATCAAAAATTACATCCAGTTACTTTTATCATCCAAAACCAACATAATCTGAAGTCAGTCTTTTCAGCGTCATTTGCATTTTTATATGCAAAACTTTTCTTCTTTCTAACTGTCAAGCAGATGATTTATATGAATGTACTATTTCTCCTGTTAAGTGTTCTTTGCTTAAAAGGATTCGGGAAAGTTGATATCAATATTTCAATTTTGGTTATTACAACTTCAGTAGTACTCTGCCAAGTCATTGATTTATCGGAAGTTCCATTCACCCTTTTCCTTGTCTGTTTTGTATATTCACTCTGGACAATGGCAATCGAAAATCAAAACACAAATTTACTGATAGTAAGTGTATGTTTTTCTGTTTTATTCAGTTTATTCCGATTGGAACTCTTAATTTTTTCCGGATTACTCTTTGTACTTTCTTCACTTCGATTAATTACACTTAAAAAAAGAAAAGAAATTGTATTCTTAACAATCGCCTTTCTCATCCCAGTATCATTTTTTTTTCTATGGAATGATACTGAATACGGTCATCCATTGGGAATTCGATACCTATTCAATTATACAGAAGAACATTACTTTGCAAAAAACAATCGACTATTAAATTTACAGAAGATTTTACTAACTGGTTTTTCCGACCAAGGATTCAAATTCGGTTTTTTTCTCATTTCTCCTTATTTTCTTTATCCGTTCTATCGTTTCAGAGATTCTTTGTATTCCATTAGAAATCAAAATCCTATCCATTACCACTTAACTCTATTTATACTGTATCCGATTCTTGTAGGATTAAGCGCACCAAATGATGGTATCACGATTTCAGCTAGATATGTATTATTTGCAGTTGTTCCGATGATTTTTATCATCTCTCATTTTTGGACCGAACTACAAAACGATAAAGTATTTAAAATACTCATCATCATTTCCATTTTAGTCAATTTGATCATACTCCGAATTTTGAAAGAAAGTTTCAAAATGATCAAAAAAACAAATCAAATCTATGAAAGTTTGAATGCAGATTTATGGATTTTTTATGATACGAATATTTCAAGTACAGCAGGCATCCATCTATTAAAACAACCAGCAATTTCTTTCAGAAATTTTACGAACGAAACAAAATTTAATTCGTTAGTTAGTTTAATACAATCTCAAAAATTGAAAAAAATATATGTATTTGATTTTTCAAAAAATGTTCCCAATGCATATATGAATGTCAAAAGGAAAATGGAGCTGAGTAGTGATGAATTTCAAAAACTACTTCAAACCAAAAAATATTCCTGCAAACAATATGCAGAATTAAAATTCATTGGTTATCGAGAATGCAATTATTCTCCATAA